The following nucleotide sequence is from Acidovorax radicis.
CCCGTTCGCCACTCGTCAGCATCCGAAGACCTGTTACCGTTCGACTTGCATGTGTAAGGCATGCCGCCAGCGTTCAATCTGAGCCAGGATCAAACTCTACAGTTCGATCTTGATTTTTTTCGCTCTTTCGAGCAACTCATAATTAAGAATTGAAGTGAACTTCACTTCTCTCTCATGAGCGTTTGTAGTGCTAAGCACTAGTTCCAAAGAACTTGGCACTCGCCATCAAACGCCCACGCTTATCGGCTGTATATTTTTAATGAACCAGACAACAAACAAACCGTAATCTCTTTGCAATCTTTGCTTTGCTGCGATCAGCGAAGCCTTGTATTCTAGCACGAGTTTTTAAGTCCCGGCAAACTTTTTTTGCTTTTCTGATCAATCAGCGCCTCGGCAGCCAGATCAACCCTTACTCAGCGAAGCCTTGAATTCTACATCGGTTTTTACACCACTCAGAAACAAAACTTCTTGTTTTTTCCTTCACATCATCCGTCGCAATCGGCACCAAGCCCAAAGAGCCCATCCACCGCCTGCAACCCAAACACAGCACTGGGATGTGTCTTGAGCGAAGCCCTCGACTATAGCATGGGCCAGCAGCTGGTTTGAAGAACTCTGCGATAAATTCACCCACTTTGTGTCCTGACCGGAACTCTTCACTACCTATATCCAAACACGCACCCGGCATCCTGCATGGCGCGGGACTTGATGACTTATGCCAAGCGAGCAGGCAACGATAATTGCACTCATATGGCACTTATCACCTTACTGGACGCTCAACTCGCTTTTGGGCACGTCGCTCTGCTAGACCACGCAGGATTTTCCCTGGAGACGGCGGAACGCGTTGGCTTGATCGGCCGCAATGGGGCAGGCAAATCCTCTCTGCTCAAAATCTTGGGTGGCTTCGCAAAGCCAGACGATGGCTCGCTGCAGATGCAACAAGGGGTTCGTATCGCGTTTGTGGCGCAGGAACCTTCGCTTGATGCGTCAGCCACCGTTTTCAAAGCTGCCTCCGAGGGACTTCAGAGAGTGATTGCCATCCGAGATCAATATCTGTCGGGTGCCGACGGGTTGGATCTGGATGCCCTGCAGTCGGAGATAGAAGCGTATGACGCATGGAACTGGGAGCAGCGGGTTGAAGAGACGCTGCACCGCCTGCATCTGGAGCCAGAAATGGTGATTGGGACGCTTTCCGGCGGAACCAAGAAACGGGTTGCCTTGGCGCAAGCCTTGGTGGCACGCCCCGATGTGCTGCTGCTTGACGAGCCAACCAACCACCTTGACCTCGATTCGATTGAGTGGCTCGAAGACCTTCTGCTGGATTTTCCCGGCAGTGTTGTCACCATCACCCACGATCGCTCGTTTCTGGATCGCATTGCTACCCGAATCGTTGAGCTGGATCGCGGGCAACTGCGCTCTTATCCCGGCAATTTTGCCCAATATCTGATCCAGAAAGAAGATCAACTGGCCCAAGAAGCCGTGGTTGCCGCCAAGGCCGACAAGCTTCTCGCGCAGGAAGAGGTCTGGATTCGAAAGGGTGTGGAGGCTCGCCGCACACGCAGCCAAAGCCGCATCAGCCGACTGGAACACCTGCGCGCACGCAGAGAAGCCCGCCGCGACGTGGTGGGAAGTGTGCGCATGGATGTAGCCACCGGCAGCGGAAATGGCTATCAGGGAAAGATCGTCGCCGAACTCACTGGCGTCAGCAAATCGTTTGGCGACAAAACTATTGTTCGCAACTTCACGGGCACGATTCTTCGCGGAGACAAGGTCGGTTTGATTGGCCCTAATGGCGCGGGCAAGACCACTTTGCTCAAAATGATCTTGGGAGAGTTAGAAGCAGACACGGGCACGATTCGCCAGGGAGCTAACCTGCAGGTGGCGTACTTTGACCAGATGCGTCATGCAGTGAACCTCGATGCCACACTGGAAGACTTCATTAGCCCGGGTAGTGAATGGATCGAAATCGGCAATCAGCGCAAGCATGTGAAGAGCTACTTAAGCGACTTCCTCTTTTCCCCATCACGCGCGCACTCTCCCGTTCGCTCCTTGTCAGGAGGTGAACGCAACCGGCTTCTCCTCGCTCGACTGTTTGCCCGTCCCGCCAATGTCCTTGTACTGGACGAACCGACCAACGATCTTGATATAGACACGCTGGATCTGCTGGAGGAACTCTTGGAGGCCTATGAAGGCACGGTGTTTCTGGTCAGCCACGACCGTACTTTTCTCGACAATGTAGTCACCAGCACGATCGCGGCCGAAGGCAATGGGCTCTGGCGCGAATACGAAGGTGGCGTGCAAGACTGGCTTCTGCAATCCAAACGCAGCAAGGCACTTGAAGCAACTGCCGTTTCCGCCCTACAGAAAGAGAAAGCCATCGCAGCAAAGGCTACAGATCAAAATGAGCCACAACGCCCGTCCAATAATCCTGAGCAGCTATCAAAAAAGAAGCTGAGCTATAAAGATCAACGTGAACTCGATCAGCTTCCGGCGCAGATCGCCGCCCTGGAAGCCGAGCAACAAACGCTGCAAGGCGCTTTGGCGGACGGAACGCTGTACCGCTCAGACCCTGTGCGAGCAGGGGAAATGATCGCGCGAGCATCCGCTATTGACGAAGAGCTCATGGCGGCACTGGAACGCTGGACAGCCCTATCGGCTTGAGCTGATAAAAATAGACGGCGGCGGCAGGAGGTGTGGGGAGAGACTGATGGAGCGCAACCCCCCCACCCTCAGCATCTTTGCTGCTCGCAGGTTAAATGCGATGGTGCAAACGATCCGTGGCACCTCGCAGGCGCTGGATCAGCGCCGTCGCGATCTGCCCCAACGGCAACACCTCGTCGGCGGCGCCATGGGCAATCGCTTCACGCGGCATGCCAAACACAATGCAGCTCGCCTCATCTTGCACATAGTTGTAGCTACCCGCATCCTTCATCTCACGCATCGCAACGGCGCCATCATTACCCATGCCGGTGAGCATGATGCCGAAAGCGTTGCGCCCCACCACGGCAGCGGCCGACTTGAACAACACCTCGACCGACGGCTTGTGGCGATTGACGGGAGGCCCGTCGTCCACGACCGCGACGTAATTCGCACCGCTTCGCGCGACATGGAACTGCATCCCTCCTGGCGCTATGTAGGCATGGCCCGGCAATATGCGCTCTCCGTTCACAGCCTCCTTGACCGTGATCTGGCAAAGGCCGTTCAGGCGCGCAGCAAAGCTGGTGGTGAAACCAGGAGGCATGTGCTGGGTGATCACAATGGCGGGCGAGTCGGCGGGCATCTGGACAAGCACTTCCTTAATCGCTTCCGTGCCCCCCGTGGACGCACCGATGCAGATGAGCTTTTCGGTGGAAAGACGACCTAAAAGAGCGGAGGCGGGCTTGGAAGCAGCCGCACCAGCGGCACCACCGGCTGTCGAGGCATCCCGGGCTGGCGCACGACGGACCTGCGCCACTGCCGCGACGCGGATTTTGTCCACGATCTGCGCCGCCAAATCATTCAACCCATTCGCAAGCCCCACGCGAGGTTTCGCCACAAAATCCACAGCGCCGAGTTCTAACGCCTTCATCGTGACCTCGGCCCCCCGCTCGGTCAGCGTGGAGATCATGACGACCGGCATCGGACGCAACCGCATCAGACGCCCCAGGAAGTCGATTCCATCCATGCGCGGCATCTCGACATCTAATGTGATCACATCTGGATTGAGCTCGCGGATCATCTCGCGGGCAACCAACGGGTCGTTGGCCGTGCCAATACATTCCATATCACGCTGCCGATTGATGATCTCGGCCAGCAGACTACGGACCAGCGCCGAATCATCGACCACGACCACCCGAATTTTTTTACTCATTAATTCGAGCCTTCCTCAAAATAGATCCACGGATCCGCCGGCGGTGGTCTTGGCCACCGTAGCCGCATTGCCTCGTGCATCCTGCGCCACAAGCGTCTCGGGATGTGCATGGGCAAGACGCTTGACCATGGCCTTTCCGGTCACCGGGAAAAACACCACCTTGCGCGGATAAATGTCGAGCACGTCTTCAGAGATGATGGGGATGCGCTCCATATGGAGGTAATTCAAAACGAAGTTCGTATTGCGCTCGCCCACGTTCATGGTCGTGAAGTTGTGCATCACCTGCGCGCCTCCGAAAATCTTGGCTTGCATGGTTTCCCTGCGAGCGCCCAGTT
It contains:
- a CDS encoding ATP-binding cassette domain-containing protein — protein: MALITLLDAQLAFGHVALLDHAGFSLETAERVGLIGRNGAGKSSLLKILGGFAKPDDGSLQMQQGVRIAFVAQEPSLDASATVFKAASEGLQRVIAIRDQYLSGADGLDLDALQSEIEAYDAWNWEQRVEETLHRLHLEPEMVIGTLSGGTKKRVALAQALVARPDVLLLDEPTNHLDLDSIEWLEDLLLDFPGSVVTITHDRSFLDRIATRIVELDRGQLRSYPGNFAQYLIQKEDQLAQEAVVAAKADKLLAQEEVWIRKGVEARRTRSQSRISRLEHLRARREARRDVVGSVRMDVATGSGNGYQGKIVAELTGVSKSFGDKTIVRNFTGTILRGDKVGLIGPNGAGKTTLLKMILGELEADTGTIRQGANLQVAYFDQMRHAVNLDATLEDFISPGSEWIEIGNQRKHVKSYLSDFLFSPSRAHSPVRSLSGGERNRLLLARLFARPANVLVLDEPTNDLDIDTLDLLEELLEAYEGTVFLVSHDRTFLDNVVTSTIAAEGNGLWREYEGGVQDWLLQSKRSKALEATAVSALQKEKAIAAKATDQNEPQRPSNNPEQLSKKKLSYKDQRELDQLPAQIAALEAEQQTLQGALADGTLYRSDPVRAGEMIARASAIDEELMAALERWTALSA
- a CDS encoding protein-glutamate methylesterase/protein-glutamine glutaminase, whose product is MSKKIRVVVVDDSALVRSLLAEIINRQRDMECIGTANDPLVAREMIRELNPDVITLDVEMPRMDGIDFLGRLMRLRPMPVVMISTLTERGAEVTMKALELGAVDFVAKPRVGLANGLNDLAAQIVDKIRVAAVAQVRRAPARDASTAGGAAGAAASKPASALLGRLSTEKLICIGASTGGTEAIKEVLVQMPADSPAIVITQHMPPGFTTSFAARLNGLCQITVKEAVNGERILPGHAYIAPGGMQFHVARSGANYVAVVDDGPPVNRHKPSVEVLFKSAAAVVGRNAFGIMLTGMGNDGAVAMREMKDAGSYNYVQDEASCIVFGMPREAIAHGAADEVLPLGQIATALIQRLRGATDRLHHRI